In Setaria viridis chromosome 5, Setaria_viridis_v4.0, whole genome shotgun sequence, the genomic stretch TCAAGGAGTAAAATGCACCGCCAACCCTCGAACCTGCGAGGAGTGCCATCTAGATATCCGAACTTTTAAAATGCACATCTAAGTCCCCAAACTTGTTAATCGGTTCAGGTGACATCCAAATCTACCTGACATGCGTTAATCTGCCCGTATGGCACGTTGAGTTGGCATTGACATGGACGTGAGTATTTGGGATCCTCAAATGTGCATTTAGGGACTCAAATGTGCATTTTAGGAGTTTGGAGTCCTAGATGGCACTCCTTGCCAAATTCGAGGACCGACCGTACATTTCACTCAAAATCAAACGATCAAGCTAATCTCTACGTATTGAATTTACAGTTCGGAGTAATCGTCTTTCCCATGGTGGAGTTTAAATTGTCCGAATGGTATTTGAACGAGTCCTTGTCTCCTTGATTGAGGGAGAAGTTCATACATTCAACACAACGCGTATATGTAATAATTTGGGATATCGGCTTTTCGGATGATATGGGCGCGTGGTCTGGCAACATGGACGAAGAAATTACGAAGCATCAGCTTATAAAATTGTATTACTGAACGGATTGTGACACTCTAAGAGGATGAATAGGATGTTCTAACTGTGACACTCTAAGAGGGGGTGAGTAGGATGTTCTAATAGCTAAGGCACCTAACATATATAAAAACTTATAttaatttctatctagatgtgcactagatttttctatgtgttgttatctctaccgcaaaagagttttgcaccctaggttccaatcctataaactacacaattctaggaaaggtaaacgcGGAATTGTAAGTGTAATAAGAAATgcggaaggtaaatgaggtagagaaggcaaactcccgACATGGCGACACGGCAATTTTCACCGAGGTAtcggaaagcaaagctttccactagtcaTCGTTGTTGGAAcccctctcaaagggaatgccCGTGCAAGGGCATAAACTCTCCGGTCAAGTAACTCCATAGGATAGCCGACGGACCCTCCCCACACGTAAGTGGGTCTCCGCTTAGCCTTTCTCAGATGCTCCTTaccgctcttcacttggtagagcttcggcaaaacgccgagggcctctcctccctctcacaagcACCGGCGGCCGCTCCACAAACAtggttggagggtctcgcaagacttaTAAGGTCCGAATTTACAACTCTCAATGCGCGCAAGCACCGATACAAAGGAGGTGTGTAAACCtcgcctaactctaggctaattcctaaagcaatgcgctaataggcctaaactggcactaatcaagacctaagcTTTATGCTAATTTTCTTAgtcttctctttagcactttggtggatagagcacttgtgtgtatgtgagaaccaaacctatagcttctccaagctctaacacaccTCAAATAGCCAGGTAATAGGGTATATATATAGCCCCAACTCCAAGAACTAGTTGTTACATAGCCGTTGTAACTTCCTGCTATCACCGACAATGTTCACCTGAACGCTAAACGGTAGTTGTTCGATCACCCCTCGAGTAGCGAGTGTACACGGCGTGTGTACACGGGCTACACATTTTCTAAGATTGCAATAAAATTCATACTTATGCAAATAAAAATTAGAAATTTGATATTTCATGATCCAAATGTAAAAAGTTACAAAGCTTAAAAGTTAAATTGACTAAAGTTCTAATCATTGGTTGGGTCTTACTAGTTGATGGTGCCATAGTGATAGTTCATACTTTCTTGTTGCCTAAACGTTGTTTAAAATGGTCTACTTGTCGTGTAAAACTGTGTAATCACCATGTCATGTACACCATTTAGACCGGGTAGGACTGTTTTTTTATTGTGTAAATGGTTGAATAGTGTAATCACCATTTAGGCCCTAAACTACACGGTAGGCCATCGAGTAATGTTTACACAGCGTGTAAATGTCCTACACGGCCATGTAGGGGAACATTAATCACCGATTCATTCATTGCCATAGTTACTGTAGCCACCGTATGAACTGGTGAGGCCCAAATTATACTCCAAACCTTCCAGAGCCGATTTTGAGCCGATGCTGAGCCGAGCCGGTGATCATTGACTGATTCGGTGATGGTTATTGTTACTAgagtatgaatcggtggtaaCAGTGCACGCGCCTACTTGGCCGTGCCtgtggtcaccgactgattcggtgacgGTTACTGTTACCAGAGTATGAATCGATGGTAACAGTACACGCGCCTACCTTGGTCCTGGCTGTGGTCATCAACTGAATCGGTGATGGTTACGGTTACCAGAGTATGAGTCGATGGAATGCGTCGGTGCATATTTTCAGCAGGTTCGCTTCAAATCTACGCGTATCTTTGTTCCGGCTTTATTACCATCATTTGTAAGCCTTAGAATAAGACTATCTTATTTGGATGTCGAAGAATTCttctaaatctttctttttcttctcattttgatggttttgtaatttATCCTTGGAACCTATAAAACACCTATAAAGGTACATCTTACAAACACATTAGTCCCAATAACTATGTtatcattaatcaccaaaattatTATGTCCTAGGATCATTTTCCTTACAACTACAATCCTGCCTACGGCATACCGGCTAACCTCACCGCCTAGCACGGCGGGCATCAGCGACGTCAGCAAGATTATCATGAACTGCTCGCCTACCTTCTCCGCACAGCCGCATCGCCCTAGACGCTATAGGCCCTTGCATTGCCAGCTTCCTCCGCAAGTTCTGCGGAGCCTTCATCGTCTCGCTCGATTCAGGTTGCCTCTTTCAACATTCCTCCCGAATGACGACTAGTCGACTGaggccagtctcagtgcatAATTTTATTGCACTGTTACTAAAAATGCTAACTTTGTAATTTAATCTGATGGGTTTCATGGGACGAAACTTCTCTCTCGTCTGATGAAACGTACCCTCCTCTCTATTCATAATGATCATGctaagtcagcaaaattgcttaCGTAGCATATAATTTAATGCTAATGAAACATAAAGCTTACCATTGAAACTGATCTAAGCTCCGGCACTTTTCCTCGCCGTTTTTAGAAGCGAGAGTCCTCGCCGTCTTGTTTTTAAAATGAAAGTCCTCGCCGTATTAATGCACCGCtggttagaaaataaaaaagaatgcTAGCGTTTCGCCTAATCTTATGTAATTTTATCGTTTTGATGCTACATACGGAGAGTGATATAGGATTGCAGTTATTTTCAGCGGATTCCAAAATAATGTATTTCAATCGACTCTAATGCGGAGAGTGATATAGGATTGCAGTAATTTGTCGTTTGATGACTTTTGATGATGAAGACGAGGACGATTGAAAATACTGCTCCGTTTTAAATTTTATGTCGTTTtgattttctagatatatacaTTTTCTTACgttataaatataatatatatttacatacataacaaaatttatgaatttagaaaaagtCAAAACTAGCTAAAATTTCGAAGGGAGGGAGTAGtattttcaataaaaaaaactctATTCCACTGGACTGATGGTAAGTGTGTTCATGCGGTTAGGGTCTAGGTGGGGACTCATCGCGAAAGTGGTCAGTTTGTCTTGTTTTACATGCATGCACCGATCCCGTCCATCTTTAGGCGACAATTTACCATCTCAAGCGACGTGGAACCGAGCCCTCCTGCTTCTCCCCAATTGCTTCCCCTAACCTATGCTTCTTCCCACATGGCTTTGCTACCTGGGCGTGGGCGTTGATCGGTGAGAATTTGAGAATCAAGCAGGTTCGTGACACTCCTTCCACCATGGACGATGGAAAAGTTGTCGGCCACAGTTACAGGTTAAAGCATGGTATAATGATCACCGAACGTCTGATCGCTTAAAAGAACTTCGTTTTCATTCACTGAATCCCTGCCGATGACTACGGTTCGTAGGAAAACTGCTCGTAGAACATAAGTACTACTCCGTATTTTGATTCTGATCTAAATAAGGTGGCACATAACCATGTTGTCCCAGCTAAGCATTGCAACTTGCAATGCAGCGAGAAGCAAACATGACAAATAAAACACCTGAAAAATTTACTGAACATATATCAACACCGGCAGTTTTGTCACTCTGACAGACCAATATTACCTTCTCAGATATGAACATACTCTGTACTGCAGCAAGCGTCGCACGCTGGCCAGTGCACATCACACCAAGAATTCAGAATGCAGAGGGCAACTACTACTCGCAGCACAATGTCAGCAACATAGCAGATTTTCACCCCTAAACAAAAACAGCATGAAAACAGGGCTAACATTGCGGCAACGACCAACTTATACCACCCCACGAACAATATACTGCTTATTATTCCTCCaactgaaagaaagaaaaaaggtcCCAAACAAATCAATCCTCACCATTGAATTCGGgaaaagaaagaggagagaCATTATTATTCCCACCAGATGAAATAATACTGCGTGATCTACATTACCACACACCACGACACACCTACAGGAGGCATAACAGCAGTCTCACCTTGAGGCCACGGTCAAGGTAATCATCTCTGGCTGGGCTCGACAGTGCGCACGTTGGCGCTGCTCATTCCTTCAAGTCTATCCTTCATTATATCTACAAAGTGACCAACCATTTCATGGAACTGCTTCAAACCAGAGAGCGGTAAGATTATTGACGATCGATCAGCTCCAGCCACCTATATAAGTACAAGCAGTAAGTGCAATGCGTTAGTCTGGTATGGGGGCAGAATTGTCACAGCTTATGTGATGAGCAACACCACGATACCTCAGAAATCCTCAAATAATGCCCCCTGTTGTTGCTGCCCAGGTCAAAGAAAAACCTCTTCTGATCTGCCCTAATCACCTTAGACATTCCCATGCCGCTAATTTCTTcttgaggaggcagatcaaCCAAGCGTTCAACATCTACCTCGGGCCCAGACGCAGACTGGCTACCATGTCCAGCTATAAAACCAGCACCCACATCATCAGAGAGGCCCGGAAGGCGCTCTGGTGGTTCCATGTGTTGCTGGCCAATCCGGTGTCAGAAGAACACAATAATGGTGAGATTAGAGGGTAGAGTTCATAAATATGCCACAAACAGTTCGCTTCATTAGCTGTACCTGGTTTGGATGATTTGGTAGGACATACAGTCGAGAAGCCTCGTTATTTATCTCCAATAGTACATTCCTGAATGCTTCCCAACCTTCTTCACCTGAGCTGCCAGCCGGAACAATTATGGTACTACGATTTCTGTTGACGGAGGCCTCAGAAACCTAAAT encodes the following:
- the LOC117858000 gene encoding transcription factor Pur-alpha 1 isoform X2, producing MDGGGGGGGGGGVVGGGVMVGGGVGPGGGGVGGGGDVELVSKTLQFEHKLFYFDLKENPRGRYLKISEKTSATRSTIIVPVDGVAWFLDLFDYYIRTDERDAFSKELRLQTKVFYFDIGENKRGRFLKVSEASVNRNRSTIIVPAGSSGEEGWEAFRNVLLEINNEASRLYVLPNHPNQQHMEPPERLPGLSDDVGAGFIAGHGSQSASGPEVDVERLVDLPPQEEISGMGMSKVIRADQKRFFFDLGSNNRGHYLRISEVAGADRSSIILPLSGLKQFHEMVGHFVDIMKDRLEGMSSANVRTVEPSQR
- the LOC117858000 gene encoding transcription factor Pur-alpha 1 isoform X1; translation: MDGGGGGGGGGGVVGGGVMVGGGVGPGGGGVGGGGDVELVSKTLQFEHKLFYFDLKENPRGRYLKISEKTSATRSTIIVPVDGVAWFLDLFDYYIRTDERDAFSKELRLQTKVFYFDIGENKRGRFLKVSEASVNRNRSTIIVPAGSSGEEGWEAFRNVLLEINNEASRLYVLPNHPNQIGQQHMEPPERLPGLSDDVGAGFIAGHGSQSASGPEVDVERLVDLPPQEEISGMGMSKVIRADQKRFFFDLGSNNRGHYLRISEVAGADRSSIILPLSGLKQFHEMVGHFVDIMKDRLEGMSSANVRTVEPSQR